A DNA window from Desulfurobacterium atlanticum contains the following coding sequences:
- a CDS encoding BamA/OMP85 family outer membrane protein: MRFFQVFILIFVFSLKAQAQVINISSDVYFPEYLKKEIIAQSKKVCSASNCTHVVVELLRFLGYEAEIDNNNIRIARNLKITSVSVRGLPEFMKKDENIVKNFLLNQIYSSELIENARLLLLFKLRSAGFKDVKINVKTEETFRGYSVIFNIDKGLPHVITKILVECEVPDLRAIVERIFSKEVGKRFDREQIFEVVKDIEKKFLELGYFNVEISFSWKVLKKKENRKETVLIIKVVPGKRYVIKITGNKHIKTKKILKVLTFKEDKAFDEFEIERSIENIKRLYGNKGFPYVRVWTELKDLDNNTVLVKFIINEGKRVKIRKVALTVKGHLQKDDKEEVLNILNTLRYSYYSVKKIEDKLAELKLYLKDKGYFGIIVKYKLQGRTLLFDLDVEGRRIVKEIVGLPGELQNEFKLPVPYKADFETKLRMKVVEFFTSKGFLDVKVNVEKKETKTGSTIYTTFKVNINKGKRYKIGFVIFSGLKRTKVDVLNSITVLNPGKFYSRNSVIEQYSLLSRTQLFTMIDLREIKVSEDGVVNVVYNLEEAPLLRVKGFVGYSSDAGISLKTSGSSSSPFGRGFYFFLSGEYRQDEGSNILFKVGKSGILGKRNRGYLTLIRKREIFESFDVVRYITRVEVSRRQWGKITQNYGLELAREIMTSEGMGKETFYKKTFYITSDFDWRNSFTNPVKGHRIYNKLAYTGGLLGGDASYFLFELKGLKLKPFFKNKLIAALRIGTGYIKPLKENGVPIQDKFYLGGAESIRGYRYGTISPVDSDGNYIGGDFYSLFSFELRYNFLSSVQLATFYDAGQVFPEIGDFTFNNWYSSVGIGFRYLTPVGPLRVDYGYKLKKIPGQGPGRFHISFGFPF; encoded by the coding sequence ATGAGATTTTTTCAGGTTTTTATTCTGATTTTTGTTTTTTCCTTGAAGGCGCAAGCGCAAGTTATAAACATAAGCTCTGATGTATATTTTCCTGAATATCTTAAAAAAGAGATAATAGCTCAATCAAAAAAAGTTTGTTCTGCTTCAAATTGCACACATGTAGTGGTAGAACTTTTGCGATTTTTAGGTTATGAAGCTGAGATAGATAACAATAATATAAGAATTGCCAGAAATTTAAAGATAACCTCTGTTTCTGTCAGGGGTCTTCCTGAATTTATGAAAAAGGATGAAAATATTGTCAAAAATTTCCTTTTAAACCAGATATATTCCTCTGAGCTTATAGAAAATGCAAGGCTTCTTCTTCTTTTTAAATTGAGAAGTGCAGGGTTTAAAGATGTAAAGATTAATGTAAAAACGGAAGAAACATTTAGAGGATATAGTGTTATTTTTAATATAGATAAGGGCCTTCCTCACGTAATAACAAAGATTTTGGTGGAGTGTGAAGTTCCTGACTTAAGAGCCATTGTTGAAAGAATTTTTTCCAAAGAAGTTGGGAAAAGATTTGACAGAGAACAGATTTTTGAAGTTGTAAAAGATATTGAAAAGAAGTTTTTAGAGCTTGGTTATTTTAATGTTGAAATTTCTTTTTCCTGGAAGGTCCTGAAGAAAAAGGAGAACAGAAAAGAAACAGTACTTATTATAAAGGTTGTTCCAGGTAAAAGATATGTTATAAAGATAACAGGAAATAAACATATTAAAACAAAAAAGATTTTAAAGGTCCTTACTTTTAAAGAAGATAAAGCTTTTGATGAATTTGAAATTGAAAGAAGTATAGAAAATATCAAGAGACTTTATGGAAATAAAGGATTTCCTTATGTTAGAGTCTGGACGGAGTTGAAGGATTTAGATAATAATACTGTGCTGGTTAAGTTTATTATTAATGAGGGGAAAAGAGTAAAAATCAGAAAAGTTGCTTTAACTGTTAAGGGTCATCTTCAGAAAGATGATAAGGAAGAAGTTTTGAATATCTTAAACACTTTAAGATACAGTTATTATTCAGTCAAAAAAATTGAAGATAAGCTGGCAGAGCTTAAACTTTATCTGAAAGATAAAGGGTATTTTGGAATAATTGTTAAATATAAGTTGCAGGGAAGGACACTTCTGTTTGACCTTGACGTTGAGGGAAGAAGAATTGTAAAAGAGATAGTCGGATTGCCCGGAGAGCTTCAAAACGAATTTAAATTGCCCGTTCCTTATAAAGCTGATTTTGAAACAAAACTTAGAATGAAAGTGGTTGAATTTTTCACCTCTAAAGGATTTCTTGATGTAAAAGTAAATGTTGAGAAAAAAGAAACAAAGACAGGAAGCACTATTTATACGACTTTTAAAGTTAATATAAATAAAGGGAAAAGATATAAAATCGGTTTTGTTATCTTTTCCGGATTAAAAAGAACGAAGGTAGATGTTCTAAATTCTATTACGGTTCTTAATCCGGGAAAGTTTTACAGTAGAAATTCTGTTATTGAACAGTATTCTCTTCTTTCAAGAACACAACTTTTTACAATGATAGATCTTAGAGAGATAAAGGTTTCTGAAGACGGTGTAGTTAATGTCGTGTACAATTTAGAGGAAGCACCACTGCTTCGTGTAAAGGGATTTGTTGGATATAGTTCTGATGCCGGTATCAGTTTGAAAACCTCTGGCAGTAGCAGTTCTCCTTTTGGCAGAGGATTTTACTTCTTCCTATCTGGAGAATATAGACAGGATGAAGGTTCAAATATCCTTTTTAAGGTTGGTAAATCGGGTATCTTGGGTAAAAGGAACAGAGGATATTTAACATTAATTAGGAAAAGGGAAATTTTTGAAAGTTTTGATGTCGTTAGATATATAACAAGGGTTGAGGTATCAAGAAGACAATGGGGAAAAATAACTCAAAACTACGGACTTGAACTTGCAAGGGAGATAATGACTTCGGAGGGTATGGGAAAAGAGACATTTTATAAAAAAACGTTTTATATAACTTCAGATTTTGATTGGAGAAACAGTTTTACAAATCCTGTGAAAGGTCACAGAATCTACAATAAACTGGCATATACAGGTGGTTTATTAGGAGGGGATGCCAGTTATTTCCTTTTTGAACTTAAAGGTTTGAAACTGAAGCCTTTTTTTAAAAATAAACTTATAGCTGCATTGAGGATAGGTACAGGTTATATAAAACCTTTAAAAGAAAATGGGGTTCCAATACAGGATAAATTTTATCTTGGAGGAGCTGAAAGCATAAGAGGGTATAGATACGGAACGATTTCTCCTGTTGATAGTGATGGGAATTATATTGGTGGAGATTTCTATTCTCTTTTCAGTTTTGAGTTAAGGTATAATTTTCTTTCTTCTGTGCAACTTGCTACTTTTTATGATGCGGGGCAGGTTTTTCCAGAAATTGGTGATTTTACTTTTAACAACTGGTATAGTTCTGTTGGTATAGGATTCAGGTATTTGACTCCTGTGGGACCTTTAAGGGTGGATTATGGGTATAAACTTAAAAAGATACCTGGGCAGGGACCAGGTAGGTTTCATATCTCCTTTGGATTTCCTTTTTAG
- a CDS encoding tetratricopeptide repeat protein encodes MKGFKTAVFCLIFTATAYGKIFYSWQLGTFNSFKEAEKFVAKLPKNLKKEVFIYKTQSGLITVRYKLADKVKKLINFKPVLINAGIKNPYIAPTIKKKVKKIEELTAEEKIYSIQLGTFDSVDKAKKFIQSLPDSLKKETFLYKTDKGFITVRYGIAPTVKNLREKAKFLKNCGISNYLLVPTDPKKLKNSNNYQTSQRKITKDKREEIFKLSLKIFLANRELKKALKVAEIGTRNYPEKKFWWEQLAQIATWTGNTDTALKAYSTLYFKFKDEKVFEKLYSIATATGKTELVLKIIENEAKNGRKVVTYKKLFSLFQKEGESEKAIKLAERLYKNNPEIIREIAKIHWFYGNKEKALENLEHLKELNAFTYKDAITEAKIYISQKKFQKALHILKKFIPKAPESDNEFWRFLSSLAWITGDYKTSAKAAKILMDTGKGAPYDYSLLILYLSEKNPEEALFYTLKAYKKTKMEDFILNFISIAAQIGKWQKIVNFINSLPERERKNILSQEYPFSVYILALSKTGNRHKAMELIVNRLTSSPNKELLKTYINFLIEINTPESRKELLNVLKKFKNYENEIPEIFANAYLYLQNGKKALTAFKKIEKTDYQTLLLKADILEVYGKVEEANKIRFLIYRKLHKSENKLIENPQSLLAYLRVASLYRSHYLKLLNRYKQNIPENTYKELLYSHMMKIGEDEKVEYKVQKRKEKVSPWLQLSLTLRESNTEKIKKILHRYGETLPVRDRVYAFEKIKATGNAYNAAFEKLDQNPYDSLLYKQFRDLTVAYKNSYNLSSFFTLSQDYNQLTNIFNYKKYVKNNTYLKISLENIQLYGKENYTYLKNRNKLEISVLKLLDRSKLSASSTIFKNVKEKIGFKLEYSHKFKRNIITDLGFYLKEPADESVYLISGGYKTGITASIQYPVSSRFYTSSEIKSFDYYTVTDEKIGKVTILNLSGYYKLRIGYPDFTFKSYIRKTFFSENHKNTLIDRFTIYPPADALPDSSFEVGAGFEFGYENRNSFVRTWRPFFNTCISYNSRYGTGISIGGGYGGSIFGRDNLNLETGLTINPESPADRTINFGVNYKRWF; translated from the coding sequence ATGAAGGGCTTTAAAACAGCTGTTTTTTGTTTAATCTTTACCGCAACAGCTTATGGAAAAATCTTTTACTCCTGGCAACTTGGAACTTTCAACTCTTTTAAAGAAGCAGAAAAATTCGTAGCAAAATTGCCAAAAAATCTAAAAAAAGAGGTGTTTATCTATAAAACCCAATCAGGACTTATAACTGTAAGATACAAGCTGGCTGACAAAGTAAAAAAACTAATAAATTTCAAACCTGTGCTGATAAATGCAGGTATCAAAAACCCATATATAGCCCCAACAATTAAAAAGAAAGTAAAAAAAATAGAGGAACTAACCGCTGAAGAAAAAATATACTCAATTCAGCTTGGAACATTTGATTCTGTTGATAAAGCAAAAAAATTTATTCAAAGTTTACCTGATAGCTTAAAAAAAGAAACGTTCCTTTATAAAACAGATAAAGGTTTTATAACTGTAAGATATGGAATTGCTCCAACGGTAAAAAATTTAAGAGAAAAAGCAAAATTTCTTAAAAATTGCGGAATAAGCAACTACCTCCTCGTTCCCACAGACCCAAAAAAATTGAAAAATAGCAACAACTATCAAACTTCCCAGAGAAAAATTACAAAAGATAAAAGAGAAGAAATTTTCAAACTTTCATTAAAGATATTCCTTGCCAACAGAGAACTTAAGAAAGCCCTTAAGGTTGCAGAAATAGGAACCAGAAATTATCCGGAAAAGAAATTCTGGTGGGAACAACTCGCACAAATAGCAACATGGACAGGCAACACGGACACAGCACTTAAAGCTTACTCCACCCTTTATTTCAAGTTTAAAGATGAAAAAGTCTTTGAAAAACTGTATTCAATAGCAACAGCCACCGGAAAAACCGAACTTGTTCTTAAAATTATAGAAAATGAAGCAAAAAATGGAAGAAAAGTTGTTACCTACAAAAAACTATTTTCACTTTTTCAAAAAGAGGGAGAATCAGAAAAAGCCATAAAACTTGCCGAAAGACTATACAAAAACAATCCTGAAATTATAAGAGAAATCGCAAAAATACACTGGTTTTATGGGAATAAAGAAAAAGCTCTGGAAAATCTTGAACATTTGAAGGAACTAAACGCTTTCACATATAAAGATGCTATAACTGAAGCAAAAATTTACATTTCTCAGAAAAAATTTCAGAAGGCTCTACACATTTTAAAAAAATTTATACCTAAAGCCCCAGAAAGCGATAATGAGTTCTGGAGATTTCTATCCTCCCTCGCCTGGATAACAGGAGACTACAAAACATCAGCAAAAGCGGCAAAAATACTGATGGACACAGGGAAAGGAGCCCCTTATGACTATTCTCTGTTAATTCTCTACCTTTCGGAGAAAAATCCTGAAGAAGCCCTTTTCTATACATTAAAAGCATACAAAAAAACAAAGATGGAAGACTTCATTTTAAACTTTATATCCATTGCTGCTCAAATCGGAAAATGGCAAAAAATAGTGAATTTCATCAACTCCCTTCCTGAAAGAGAGAGAAAAAATATTCTCTCTCAGGAATATCCTTTCTCTGTTTACATACTCGCACTTTCAAAAACAGGAAACCGTCATAAAGCGATGGAACTTATCGTAAATAGACTTACCTCTTCGCCAAACAAAGAACTTTTAAAAACCTATATAAATTTCCTGATAGAGATTAACACACCTGAAAGTAGAAAAGAATTGCTAAATGTTCTCAAAAAGTTTAAAAACTACGAAAATGAAATACCTGAAATTTTTGCCAATGCATATCTTTACCTTCAAAATGGCAAGAAAGCTCTTACAGCATTCAAAAAAATAGAAAAAACAGATTACCAAACACTTCTTTTAAAAGCAGATATCCTTGAAGTGTATGGAAAAGTAGAAGAAGCAAATAAAATCAGATTTTTAATATACAGAAAATTGCATAAATCGGAAAACAAACTTATAGAAAACCCTCAAAGTCTCCTTGCATATTTAAGAGTAGCTTCTTTATACCGCAGTCATTACTTAAAACTCTTGAATAGATATAAACAGAACATTCCAGAAAACACATATAAAGAGCTTTTATATTCTCACATGATGAAAATCGGTGAAGATGAAAAAGTGGAATATAAAGTACAAAAAAGAAAAGAGAAAGTTTCACCCTGGCTTCAACTTTCTCTTACTTTAAGAGAAAGTAACACTGAGAAAATCAAAAAAATTCTGCACAGATATGGAGAAACACTTCCTGTAAGAGATAGAGTGTATGCCTTTGAAAAAATCAAAGCAACAGGAAACGCTTATAATGCAGCATTTGAAAAACTTGACCAAAACCCTTACGATTCCCTCCTTTATAAACAGTTTAGGGATCTTACGGTAGCTTACAAAAACAGCTATAATCTATCAAGCTTTTTTACACTTTCACAGGATTACAACCAGCTAACAAATATCTTTAATTACAAAAAATATGTAAAAAATAATACCTACCTTAAAATTTCTCTTGAAAATATACAACTCTACGGAAAAGAAAATTATACCTATCTTAAAAATAGAAACAAATTAGAAATCTCTGTTTTGAAACTTCTTGACAGAAGCAAACTCTCAGCATCATCCACAATCTTTAAAAATGTTAAAGAGAAAATCGGCTTTAAACTCGAATATTCTCATAAATTCAAAAGAAACATCATCACAGATCTTGGCTTCTATCTTAAAGAACCGGCAGATGAATCTGTCTATCTCATATCAGGAGGATATAAAACAGGTATTACTGCATCCATTCAGTATCCTGTAAGCAGTAGATTTTATACATCTTCAGAGATAAAAAGCTTTGATTATTACACTGTAACTGATGAGAAAATAGGAAAAGTAACCATTTTAAATTTATCAGGCTATTACAAACTCAGAATAGGTTATCCTGACTTTACATTTAAAAGCTATATAAGAAAAACTTTCTTCTCGGAAAATCATAAAAACACATTGATTGATAGGTTTACAATTTATCCCCCGGCCGATGCACTTCCAGACAGCTCTTTTGAAGTTGGAGCAGGATTTGAGTTCGGCTATGAAAACAGAAACAGTTTCGTAAGAACATGGAGACCTTTTTTCAACACCTGCATAAGCTATAATTCCAGGTATGGAACGGGTATTTCTATAGGTGGCGGATATGGAGGATCTATATTTGGAAGGGATAATTTAAACCTTGAAACAGGGTTAACCATTAATCCTGAATCTCCTGCAGACAGAACAATCAATTTTGGAGTTAATTACAAAAGATGGTTCTAA